The Cetobacterium somerae sequence TCAGCAAGTTCTTTAATTGAATGTTTAAAAATCACTTTATTATTTTGTGTATTTTCTAATATATAATCTAATACCTTTTCTTTTATAGTCTTATTATTAAAACTTTTCCAAACTTTGTTTGATAAAAATTGTGTTTTATCAGAAATTTCATCAAGAAAATTTATTAAGAATTTTTCATTTGTATTAAAAGCTTGTAGTAAATTATTCTTGTCAATATGTAGCAACATTCCTTCTTCTAAGACTATTAAATCTACCGGTAAATTATTGTCTTCTCCAAATATAAAAGCTGAGCCAATTATATCTCCATTTGATAAGTTTTCAATTTTTTGTACATCTCCATTACTCTTTAACATTTCTGCACTTAATAATCCCATTATAACTATAAATAAAC is a genomic window containing:
- a CDS encoding Crp/Fnr family transcriptional regulator codes for the protein MDFKTLVKFKLFKGISEDELENLFGKIKYEIKKFKKNDVVFFRDEKVDGLFIVIMGLLSAEMLKSNGDVQKIENLSNGDIIGSAFIFGEDNNLPVDLIVLEEGMLLHIDKNNLLQAFNTNEKFLINFLDEISDKTQFLSNKVWKSFNNKTIKEKVLDYILENTQNNKVIFKHSIKELAELFGVSRPSLSRVISEFVEEEILRRDGKNKFILNKEKI